One region of Nitrospirota bacterium genomic DNA includes:
- the trkA gene encoding Trk system potassium transporter TrkA produces the protein MRVIVVGAGEVGYQVTKFLALEKQDVVVVDRDAAKLERISEEVDVGTVVADGCSPSGLKEAGAENADILLAVTDSDETNMIACMLGKAMFAIPRKIARLRNPEYFRNEKLLSKEHLDIDPAISPEMEVAGAVVRLLETPFATDVEDFEEGLIKVVGFRMPNDSAITGKPLKSIRDLVPPKKFLIGIIERDGTVIIPTGDDVILPEDVIHMPVKKWEVGDAIRFLGASTKPAKKIMIAGGGRVGLAVAAAMESRADVKVIERDAGRSKFISRSLRKAIVLHGDGSDEALLKEENIADMDAFVSVSNNEELNIMSSLLAKRLGAKKTITIVNRPDYLALARGLGLQAVLSPRVITASSILKYVRRGDILSITSVADDKAEILEARIGGSSALINKQLKDVRLPKSALVGAIVREDNKIIIPSGQDTVHEGDKLIFFTLRESIKNVESLLE, from the coding sequence ATGCGCGTAATTGTCGTCGGCGCCGGAGAGGTGGGCTACCAGGTCACCAAGTTCCTGGCCCTGGAGAAACAGGACGTGGTGGTGGTGGACCGCGACGCGGCCAAGCTCGAAAGGATCAGCGAAGAGGTGGACGTGGGCACGGTGGTGGCCGACGGGTGTTCGCCCTCCGGGCTCAAGGAAGCGGGTGCGGAAAACGCCGACATCCTCCTGGCTGTCACCGACAGCGACGAGACGAACATGATAGCCTGCATGCTGGGCAAGGCCATGTTCGCCATTCCCCGCAAGATAGCCCGCCTCCGCAACCCCGAGTATTTCCGCAACGAGAAGCTCCTGAGCAAGGAGCACCTGGACATAGACCCGGCCATCAGCCCCGAGATGGAGGTGGCCGGGGCGGTCGTCCGCCTCCTGGAAACTCCCTTCGCCACCGATGTGGAGGACTTCGAGGAGGGCCTCATCAAGGTCGTGGGGTTCCGGATGCCGAATGACTCGGCCATCACCGGCAAGCCCCTGAAAAGCATACGCGACCTGGTGCCTCCCAAGAAGTTCCTCATCGGCATCATCGAGAGGGACGGCACCGTCATCATCCCCACGGGCGATGACGTTATCCTCCCCGAGGACGTCATCCACATGCCCGTGAAAAAATGGGAGGTGGGCGATGCCATCCGCTTCCTCGGGGCCTCCACCAAACCGGCCAAGAAAATCATGATAGCCGGCGGCGGACGGGTGGGCCTGGCGGTGGCCGCCGCCATGGAGTCCCGCGCCGATGTAAAGGTCATCGAGAGGGACGCCGGAAGGTCCAAGTTCATCAGCCGGAGCCTGAGAAAGGCTATCGTCCTTCATGGGGACGGCTCCGACGAGGCGCTGCTCAAGGAGGAGAATATCGCCGACATGGATGCCTTCGTCTCGGTCTCCAACAACGAGGAGCTGAACATAATGTCCTCCCTCCTGGCCAAGCGCCTCGGGGCCAAAAAGACCATCACCATCGTCAACAGGCCGGACTATCTCGCCCTGGCGCGCGGCCTGGGGCTTCAGGCCGTCCTGAGCCCCCGCGTCATCACGGCAAGCTCCATCCTGAAATATGTCCGGCGGGGGGACATCCTTTCCATCACCTCCGTGGCCGATGACAAGGCCGAGATCCTTGAGGCGCGCATCGGGGGCTCCTCGGCCCTCATCAACAAGCAGCTCAAGGACGTCCGGCTGCCCAAGTCCGCCCTGGTGGGGGCCATCGTCCGGGAGGACAACAAGATCATCATCCCCTCGGGCCAGGACACCGTGCACGAGGGCGACAAGCTCATCTTCTTCACCCTGCGGGAATCGATCAAGAACGTGGAGAGCCTCCTGGAGTGA
- a CDS encoding UbiA-like polyprenyltransferase gives MSPKNGILKSVSLYLRMVKVAHSVFALPFALTAAVIAAGGVPRWWTLLWIIVAMVGARSGAMGLNRVIDRKVDARNPRTRSRELPSGTIRAQHALFFSLVSLGLMVLAAAMLNPLCLKLSPIAVAVLAVYSLTKRFTWASHFVLGLALSAAPLGAWIAVRGTFDWRAVPLALAVFFWLPGFDILYALQDVEFDRKEGLFSVPARFGVKRALLLARLLHLLSWGFLALTGVLFGFGPWYWGGLLVVGGLFLYEHSLVRADDLSRLDMAFFNMNGYISVTVLFFTAAEVFLR, from the coding sequence ATGAGCCCGAAAAACGGCATTCTCAAGAGCGTTTCACTGTACCTCCGGATGGTCAAGGTCGCCCATTCGGTATTTGCTCTGCCCTTCGCCCTAACGGCTGCCGTCATCGCGGCGGGCGGAGTTCCCCGCTGGTGGACGCTCCTGTGGATTATCGTCGCCATGGTGGGTGCCAGGAGCGGAGCCATGGGCCTGAACAGGGTCATAGACCGGAAGGTGGACGCCAGAAACCCCCGGACCCGTTCCCGGGAGCTTCCCTCCGGGACGATACGTGCCCAGCACGCGCTTTTCTTCTCTCTTGTCTCGCTGGGTCTGATGGTGCTTGCTGCCGCCATGCTCAACCCCCTCTGCCTGAAGCTCTCGCCCATCGCCGTGGCGGTCCTGGCCGTCTATTCGCTTACCAAGAGGTTTACGTGGGCCTCCCACTTCGTCCTGGGGCTGGCGCTTTCGGCCGCTCCCCTGGGAGCCTGGATAGCCGTCCGGGGAACCTTCGACTGGCGGGCCGTCCCCCTGGCCCTGGCGGTTTTCTTCTGGCTTCCGGGGTTTGACATCCTCTATGCCCTCCAGGACGTGGAGTTCGACAGAAAGGAGGGCCTTTTCTCGGTGCCCGCGCGGTTCGGCGTAAAGAGGGCGCTCCTTCTGGCGCGCCTCCTGCATCTTCTTTCCTGGGGGTTTCTGGCCCTCACGGGCGTGCTCTTCGGGTTCGGCCCCTGGTACTGGGGAGGCCTCCTCGTGGTCGGTGGCCTCTTCCTCTACGAGCACTCCTTGGTGCGCGCCGACGACCTGAGCAGGCTGGACATGGCCTTCTTCAACATGAACGGCTATATCAGCGTGACGGTCCTCTTTTTCACCGCGGCGGAGGTTTTCCTCCGTTGA
- a CDS encoding multiheme c-type cytochrome — protein MTAVRLMVTVLFLALPSLAISAQESTCISCHREITPNIVEQHLSGKMGKKGLDCSVCHGSEHTSAEDVQKAKMPTPETCASCHQKQVAQYKEGKHSLAWIAMKAMPMLNHQPSPIVAEGYKGCSGCHKVGLKSAEELKQYAYGSGACDSCHTRHTFSAKEARDPRACQTCHMGFDHPQWEMWSTSKHGTIWQIEGRGSKRAPTCQTCHMPGGDHDVMTAWGFLALRLPEQDPAWMADRVTILKALGVLDAEGNPTERFDVVKAGKVARLTREGFQEQREQMLGVCSNCHSSSFARGQLEAADQIVRESDRVLAQAIRIVNGLYEDGILAKPAGWHYAPDLLQFYEAKSSVEQDLFLMLLEYRNRAFQGAFHFNPDYMHWYGWAPLKESLARIREDAAQMRSASEKK, from the coding sequence ATGACAGCAGTGAGGCTCATGGTAACGGTTTTGTTTCTGGCACTGCCCTCCCTGGCCATTTCGGCACAGGAGAGCACCTGCATCAGCTGCCACAGGGAGATAACCCCCAATATCGTGGAGCAGCACCTCTCGGGCAAGATGGGAAAGAAGGGGCTTGACTGCTCCGTCTGCCACGGCTCCGAGCACACCTCGGCCGAGGACGTCCAGAAGGCCAAGATGCCCACCCCCGAGACCTGTGCTTCCTGCCACCAGAAGCAGGTGGCCCAGTACAAGGAAGGCAAGCACAGCCTCGCCTGGATAGCCATGAAGGCAATGCCCATGCTGAACCACCAGCCGAGCCCCATCGTGGCCGAAGGGTACAAGGGGTGCTCCGGCTGCCACAAGGTAGGGCTCAAATCCGCCGAGGAGCTCAAGCAGTACGCTTACGGAAGCGGGGCCTGCGACTCCTGCCACACCCGGCACACCTTCTCCGCGAAAGAAGCCCGCGACCCCAGGGCCTGCCAGACCTGCCACATGGGCTTTGACCATCCCCAGTGGGAGATGTGGTCCACCTCCAAGCACGGCACCATCTGGCAGATAGAGGGGCGGGGGAGCAAACGCGCCCCGACCTGCCAGACCTGCCACATGCCCGGCGGAGACCACGATGTGATGACGGCCTGGGGTTTTCTGGCTCTGAGGCTCCCGGAGCAGGACCCAGCGTGGATGGCCGACCGGGTGACCATACTGAAGGCCCTGGGCGTCCTGGACGCCGAGGGCAACCCGACCGAGAGGTTCGACGTGGTCAAGGCCGGCAAGGTGGCCCGCCTCACCAGGGAGGGGTTCCAGGAGCAGCGTGAGCAGATGCTCGGGGTCTGCTCCAACTGCCATAGCAGCTCCTTCGCCCGCGGACAGCTCGAGGCCGCCGACCAGATCGTTCGCGAGAGCGACCGCGTCCTGGCCCAGGCCATCAGAATCGTTAATGGGCTCTATGAGGACGGCATTCTTGCCAAGCCCGCCGGCTGGCACTACGCGCCGGACCTCCTTCAGTTCTACGAGGCCAAAAGCTCCGTGGAGCAGGACCTATTCCTCATGCTCCTTGAGTACCGCAATCGAGCCTTCCAGGGGGCCTTCCACTTCAACCCCGACTACATGCACTGGTACGGCTGGGCGCCCCTGAAGGAATCCCTGGCCAGGATAAGGGAGGACGCCGCGCAGATGAGAAGCGCGTCCGAAAAGAAATGA